Proteins encoded by one window of Blautia luti:
- a CDS encoding DUF4315 family protein — MAKNKIERIDQEIEKTREKIAEYQEKLKTLEAQKTEAENLEIVQMVRALRMTPAQLNAMLSGGMNHGRDTALSESNNQEVTAYEE; from the coding sequence ATGGCAAAAAACAAAATTGAACGTATCGACCAGGAAATTGAGAAAACCCGTGAGAAGATTGCGGAATATCAGGAAAAGCTCAAGACCCTGGAAGCACAGAAAACGGAGGCAGAGAATCTGGAAATCGTTCAGATGGTTCGTGCGTTACGCATGACTCCAGCACAGCTGAACGCTATGCTTTCCGGTGGAATGAACCACGGCAGAGATACAGCACTGTCGGAATCAAATAATCAGGAGGTTACCGCTTATGAAGAATAA
- a CDS encoding DUF4366 domain-containing protein, whose translation MKNKRICKTLSALCLTMVVAFGFTIPAFAQGSEQAPAAPVEDSTNDSNVIVEETEPAPALTPEGNAALVDDFGGNKQLITVTTKAGNYFYILIDRANEDKETAVHFLNQVDDADLAALMEDGKTKEEMPAVCSCSTKCEAGAVNTACPVCATDKSKCTGKAPEPPAETSEPEKEKPAGLNPAALALLLALLGGGGVFAYLKLVKNKPKTKGNDSLDDYDYGEEDSEEWETEDEESEEPDADGGSTEEDDEDSVK comes from the coding sequence ATGAAGAATAAACGAATTTGCAAAACACTTTCCGCCCTTTGCCTGACAATGGTTGTGGCATTTGGCTTTACGATCCCTGCTTTCGCACAGGGGTCAGAACAGGCTCCGGCGGCACCGGTAGAGGATTCTACCAATGACAGCAATGTGATTGTGGAAGAAACAGAACCGGCACCGGCACTTACACCGGAGGGGAATGCGGCATTGGTGGATGATTTTGGAGGCAATAAGCAGCTTATTACTGTTACGACCAAAGCTGGAAATTACTTTTACATCTTGATTGATAGGGCGAATGAGGACAAGGAGACTGCTGTTCACTTTCTGAATCAGGTGGACGATGCAGACCTTGCGGCGCTGATGGAAGATGGAAAAACCAAAGAGGAGATGCCTGCGGTATGCAGCTGTTCAACAAAATGTGAAGCAGGGGCAGTCAATACGGCCTGCCCGGTCTGCGCAACTGATAAGAGTAAATGTACGGGCAAAGCACCGGAACCTCCGGCAGAAACATCGGAGCCGGAAAAAGAGAAGCCTGCCGGATTGAACCCGGCTGCGCTGGCCCTTTTGCTGGCTCTGCTTGGTGGCGGTGGCGTATTTGCCTACTTGAAGCTCGTTAAGAATAAGCCTAAGACCAAGGGCAATGACAGTCTGGACGATTATGATTATGGAGAGGAAGATTCCGAGGAATGGGAAACAGAGGATGAGGAGTCGGAAGAACCGGATGCTGACGGGGGCAGCACAGAAGAAGATGATGAGGACAGTGTGAAATGA
- a CDS encoding type IA DNA topoisomerase — protein MAQHKLVIAEKPSVAQSLAAVIGATVRKDGYLEGNGWRVSWCVGHLAGLADANSYDPKYAKWRYDDLPILPEHWQMVVGKDKKKQFDILKKLMNAPDVMEVVNACDAGREGELIFRSVYELAGCQKPMKRLWISSMEDSAIREGFANLRPGVDYDGLRDAALCRAKADWLVGINATRLFSVLYHRTLNIGRVMSPTLALIVQREAEIDTFKPVPFYTVALELPGLTVSGERMSDRASAEQLKEACQGAAVTTKKVECKEKSEKPPALYDLTTLQRDANRLLGFTAQQTLDYLQSLYEKKLCTYPRTDSRYLTGDMADSLPVLVNLVANAMPFCKGIAVTCDPQTVINDKKVTDHHAVIPTRNLKDADLSALPAGEKAVLELVALRLLCAVAQPHIYSETVVIAACAGREFTAKGKTVKHPGWKALEDAYRAKMKDAEPKKEGAEKALPELTEGQTLSVSAAIVKEGKSSPLQHFTEDTLLSAMETAGKDDMPEDAERKGLGTPATRAGILEKLVSAGFLERKKNRKTVQLLPSHDAVSLITVLPEQLQSPLLTAEWEYRLGEIERGQLAPEEFLDGISTMLKDLVGTYQVIKGTECLFTPPREVVGKCPRCGGEVAELQKGFFCQNDSCKFAIWKNNKWWAAKKKQPTKAVVSALLNDGRVRVTGLYSEKTGKTYDAAVVLEDDGQYANFKLEFDQRKGGSR, from the coding sequence ATGGCTCAACATAAATTGGTAATTGCCGAAAAACCATCAGTTGCCCAGAGTTTGGCGGCGGTGATCGGCGCAACCGTCCGTAAGGACGGGTATCTGGAGGGTAACGGCTGGCGTGTCAGCTGGTGCGTGGGCCATCTGGCCGGTCTTGCAGATGCAAACAGTTATGATCCCAAGTATGCCAAGTGGCGATATGATGACCTGCCTATTCTGCCGGAGCATTGGCAGATGGTAGTGGGAAAGGATAAGAAAAAGCAGTTTGATATTCTCAAAAAGCTGATGAACGCCCCGGATGTGATGGAAGTGGTAAATGCCTGTGATGCCGGACGCGAGGGTGAGCTGATCTTCCGCAGCGTCTATGAGCTGGCAGGCTGCCAAAAGCCGATGAAAAGGCTCTGGATTTCTTCGATGGAGGACTCCGCCATAAGGGAGGGCTTTGCAAACCTGCGCCCAGGTGTAGATTATGATGGACTTCGGGATGCTGCTCTCTGCCGTGCCAAGGCCGACTGGCTGGTGGGGATCAATGCCACAAGGCTTTTTTCCGTGCTGTACCACCGCACCCTCAACATCGGGCGCGTTATGTCCCCAACGCTGGCGCTCATTGTCCAACGAGAAGCTGAGATCGACACCTTTAAGCCGGTTCCCTTTTATACCGTGGCGCTGGAGCTGCCTGGTCTTACCGTATCCGGGGAGCGTATGAGTGACCGAGCAAGCGCAGAGCAGCTGAAAGAAGCCTGTCAGGGTGCAGCTGTCACAACCAAAAAAGTGGAGTGCAAGGAAAAGTCCGAAAAGCCGCCTGCCCTCTATGACCTGACTACTCTGCAAAGAGATGCCAACCGCTTGCTTGGATTTACAGCCCAGCAGACCCTGGACTATCTGCAAAGCCTGTATGAAAAGAAGCTCTGCACCTATCCCCGTACTGACAGCCGCTATCTGACCGGTGATATGGCAGACAGCCTGCCGGTGCTGGTGAACCTGGTTGCCAATGCTATGCCGTTTTGCAAAGGGATCGCCGTTACCTGTGATCCGCAGACGGTCATCAACGATAAGAAAGTAACCGACCACCATGCAGTAATCCCTACCAGAAATCTCAAGGATGCAGACCTTTCTGCCCTTCCTGCGGGAGAAAAAGCGGTGCTGGAGCTGGTGGCCCTGCGTCTGCTGTGTGCCGTGGCCCAGCCCCATATCTATTCGGAAACCGTTGTGATTGCAGCGTGTGCCGGTAGGGAGTTTACCGCCAAAGGAAAAACGGTGAAGCACCCCGGATGGAAAGCACTGGAGGACGCCTACCGTGCCAAAATGAAGGATGCAGAGCCGAAAAAAGAGGGCGCAGAGAAAGCCCTGCCGGAGCTGACCGAAGGACAGACACTTTCGGTTTCTGCGGCAATCGTCAAAGAAGGCAAAAGCAGTCCGCTTCAGCACTTTACGGAGGATACCCTATTGTCCGCAATGGAGACTGCCGGGAAAGATGATATGCCAGAGGATGCTGAGAGAAAAGGTCTGGGGACACCGGCCACCCGTGCCGGTATTTTGGAAAAGCTGGTATCTGCCGGTTTTCTGGAGCGAAAAAAGAACAGAAAAACGGTGCAGCTTCTTCCTTCCCACGATGCAGTATCCCTTATCACGGTGCTGCCGGAACAACTGCAATCGCCGCTTCTGACTGCCGAGTGGGAGTACCGACTGGGCGAGATCGAGCGCGGGCAGCTTGCCCCGGAGGAGTTTTTGGACGGGATCAGCACCATGCTGAAAGATCTGGTAGGGACTTATCAGGTCATCAAGGGAACTGAGTGCCTGTTCACTCCGCCCCGTGAGGTGGTGGGCAAATGCCCTCGCTGCGGCGGTGAAGTTGCAGAACTGCAAAAAGGCTTCTTCTGTCAGAATGATTCTTGCAAATTTGCAATCTGGAAAAACAACAAATGGTGGGCTGCCAAGAAAAAACAGCCGACCAAGGCTGTGGTGTCTGCACTGCTTAACGATGGCCGTGTCCGTGTGACGGGCCTATATTCGGAGAAAACCGGAAAGACCTACGATGCCGCTGTGGTTTTGGAGGATGATGGACAGTACGCCAACTTCAAGCTGGAATTTGACCAGCGGAAAGGAGGCAGCCGATGA
- a CDS encoding immunoglobulin, whose protein sequence is MKLSLVERETILLYNQAEPMAEIYTHDPRLMEKLDLLAKKHPDQITRKDAHNFTVPKRCVSVREPYSAERRKAASERAKAAGYQPPVKKSGS, encoded by the coding sequence ATGAAGCTCTCTTTAGTGGAACGGGAAACCATTCTCCTCTATAACCAGGCAGAACCAATGGCTGAAATCTATACTCATGATCCCCGTCTGATGGAGAAGCTGGATCTGCTGGCAAAAAAGCACCCCGACCAGATCACCCGAAAGGACGCCCATAACTTTACCGTCCCCAAGCGGTGTGTATCAGTCCGGGAGCCATATAGCGCAGAACGCCGCAAAGCCGCCAGTGAGCGTGCGAAAGCCGCCGGATACCAGCCTCCTGTGAAAAAGTCCGGCAGTTAA
- a CDS encoding transposon-transfer assisting family protein, translating into MGNFTFEEMNLMCIYNTGSRTGLIDSLREMRGELSPEETELRELTDSALTKLCVMTDEKFAELELYPDFDQ; encoded by the coding sequence ATGGGAAACTTTACTTTTGAGGAAATGAACCTGATGTGCATTTACAATACCGGCAGCCGCACCGGGCTGATTGACAGTTTGCGTGAGATGCGCGGCGAGCTTTCGCCGGAGGAAACGGAGCTGAGAGAGTTGACCGACAGCGCCCTTACGAAGCTCTGTGTGATGACCGATGAGAAGTTTGCCGAACTGGAGCTGTACCCGGATTTTGACCAGTAA